Sequence from the Sulfurihydrogenibium sp. genome:
TCTGGTAGGTATTAAAACCAAATTTCCATCTTTTTCTTTAGCTTTTCCTAAGAATGCTGTCCTTGATAAAAAGTATATATTCTCTTCATACTTTGCAAAAACTGGAAAAGTTTTACCTATAAGCTGCTTCTCCGATGAGTTTATTACTTTGCAGTCAAATTTACTTCCAAGCCTTGTGTAATCAGGAAAAGAACTTACTACACATTCTACAAAAATTGGTTGATTTGTCTGCAATACTGGTTTTTCTTTGTAAGAAATGCTAATTCCAAGTAAAAATATTGCAAGGTTTAAGACTAAAAATCTTATAATGCCACTAAAAGCAAAGGATAAGATTACTGCTAAAATTGGTATTAGAATGGAAATGTTTAAATTCAGATATTTGTTTAAAACTACAGCTAAGGACAAATTTATAAATAAAACTGCCCAAGGGTAAATCATTTTTTAATTGCTTTTACAACCGCCGGTAAGATCGAGATTATGATAATTCCGTATATAAATAAGCTGAAGTTTTCTTTTACAAATGGTAAATTACCTGTAAAGTATCCAAGAGTTAAAAACAATGTAATCCACGAAAAACCGCCAATAAAGTTATAGATAAAAAATTCTCTTTTATCCATCTTTCCAATTCCTGCAACAAAAGGAACAAAAGTTCTAAAAATTGGTAAAAATCTTGAGATGATTACAGCCTTTCCGCCATGCTTTTGAAAAAACTTTTCAGTTTGAATTATGTATTCTTTTTTAACAAGATTTTTCTCTATAAGCTTATTTCCAAAATAGTAGCCTATATGAAAATTAGCTAAATTTCCTAAGATAGCTGCAATTAATAGTAAAAAATAAACAGTCCAAAAATTTAAACTTCCCTTTCCTGCAAAACTTCCAACTACAAACAAGAGAGAGTCTCCAGGTAAAAATGGAGTGATCACAAAGCCTGTCTCAGCAAAGATTATAAAAAACAAAATCAGATAAACTAAACTGCCGTAATTTTGTATGATTAAGTCTAAATATTTGTCTATATGAAAAATAAAGTCTAAAATTTCCAAATTGACTCCTTAAACTTTAAAATTTTAAATTTTTTATAACTTTACCAATATACGTCGGGGCGAGAAATTGGGTAAAAGTATGAGATTCTTCGCCGGCTGCAGAATGACAAATAAGATTATCTTTTCTTTGATCCTTATCATTCAACCTTTCCATGTCATCCTAAGGACGCAAGTCCGAAGATTCTCCTTTTTAAATTTCATTAAAACCGCTAATTCCTCACCTAAGGCATAATAAGATATTGTAGCATGAAAATTAAAAGTTATTAATTCAATATTCTAAAAATTTCTCTCAATTTTGCAAAAATCAAAATAGGTTTTTCTGAGTTTTCAAATGATTTTATCTAAAATTTTAGGTATAATTTTTGCATATTTTTTAACAAAAAACTGGAGACGGTCTTGAAGGTAGGA
This genomic interval carries:
- a CDS encoding VTT domain-containing protein; the encoded protein is MEILDFIFHIDKYLDLIIQNYGSLVYLILFFIIFAETGFVITPFLPGDSLLFVVGSFAGKGSLNFWTVYFLLLIAAILGNLANFHIGYYFGNKLIEKNLVKKEYIIQTEKFFQKHGGKAVIISRFLPIFRTFVPFVAGIGKMDKREFFIYNFIGGFSWITLFLTLGYFTGNLPFVKENFSLFIYGIIIISILPAVVKAIKK